A single region of the Neisseriaceae bacterium genome encodes:
- a CDS encoding GNAT family N-acetyltransferase, with protein MDIKIREANIEELSKIYQLQQICFQSQAKLYNNCGILPPLTETLEYLKQIQKIVKFLIVEKGEEIIGSVRYVTKGNHCHILRLMVKPEFQGQGIATKLLLYVEEQVPNNVYNVFTGYDNECNLNLYHKVGYENKWLENFGSSFSFVHLQKKVD; from the coding sequence ATGGATATTAAAATTAGGGAAGCTAATATTGAGGAACTTTCAAAAATTTATCAACTGCAACAAATATGTTTTCAATCTCAGGCGAAATTATATAATAATTGTGGGATTCTTCCCCCTTTAACAGAAACACTAGAATATCTTAAGCAGATACAAAAAATAGTAAAATTTTTAATCGTGGAGAAAGGTGAAGAAATTATTGGATCTGTAAGATATGTCACTAAAGGAAATCATTGTCATATTTTAAGATTAATGGTTAAACCAGAATTCCAAGGTCAAGGTATTGCAACTAAATTGCTTTTATATGTTGAAGAACAAGTGCCAAATAATGTTTATAATGTATTTACAGGATATGATAATGAATGCAATTTGAATCTGTATCATAAGGTTGGTTATGAAAATAAATGGCTCGAGAATTTTGGTTCTAGCTTCTCTTTTGTGCATTTGCAAAAGAAAGTTGATTAA
- a CDS encoding RidA family protein: MGKEIIQTEKAPSAIGPYSQAVKVGKTVYLSGQIPIDPVSGNIVANDFKEQAIQVFKNLKAIVEASGGTLDDLVKVNVYLDDLVFFSEFNEVMQQFLQEPYPARVTLEVSRLPKDALVEVEAIAVIE; encoded by the coding sequence ATGGGAAAAGAAATTATTCAAACAGAAAAGGCACCATCAGCAATTGGTCCTTATTCACAGGCAGTTAAAGTGGGTAAGACAGTATATCTTTCAGGTCAAATACCAATTGACCCTGTATCTGGGAATATTGTTGCCAATGATTTTAAAGAGCAGGCTATTCAAGTTTTTAAGAACTTAAAAGCGATCGTTGAAGCATCGGGAGGAACACTTGATGATTTAGTTAAAGTAAATGTCTACCTTGATGATCTTGTGTTTTTTTCTGAGTTTAACGAAGTTATGCAGCAATTTTTGCAAGAACCTTATCCAGCAAGAGTGACACTAGAAGTATCGAGATTGCCTAAAGATGCATTAGTGGAAGTTGAAGCTATCGCTGTTATTGAGTAA